From one Mesomycoplasma ovipneumoniae genomic stretch:
- a CDS encoding single-stranded DNA-binding protein, whose protein sequence is MLNKVLVVGQVVSAPFLSQTNNSSLNFVRFKIEVKNKNSQKPTNFYVIGFGSKTKITNEISIGDLIFVQGPVSLSSFQNPQNEKIFYLEIKIEDYQIISKNHSKPNHSLDLKNNEKFPHEYK, encoded by the coding sequence ATGTTAAACAAAGTTTTGGTTGTCGGGCAAGTTGTTTCAGCTCCTTTTCTCAGCCAAACCAACAATTCAAGTTTAAATTTTGTTAGATTTAAAATTGAAGTTAAAAATAAAAACAGTCAAAAACCTACTAATTTTTATGTTATTGGATTTGGCTCGAAAACTAAAATAACTAATGAAATATCAATTGGCGATTTAATTTTTGTTCAAGGTCCAGTTAGTCTTTCAAGTTTTCAAAATCCTCAAAACGAAAAAATTTTTTATCTGGAAATTAAAATCGAGGATTATCAAATAATTTCTAAAAATCATTCAAAACCTAATCATTCTTTAGATTTAAAAAATAATGAAAAATTTCCTCACGAATATAAATAA
- a CDS encoding single-stranded DNA-binding protein: MENQVNLIGRLTSSVNFKSSNNKHYIYFNLAVGDNSKTDFFTIFCFNEKFLKLAEWITKGSPLAVRCKLRSFVKNNKRELTLILEDFKLLETKKQFEKRKDKNFETLNLSQPNFDKPEEDDLSQNNTTNILDEFDFDSWDLSQEQTNLDQPLDPKKHIEVTKEEQLNFLEDFFAK; the protein is encoded by the coding sequence ATGGAAAATCAAGTCAATTTAATTGGTAGACTAACGAGTTCTGTAAACTTTAAATCCTCTAATAATAAACATTACATCTATTTTAATTTAGCAGTTGGGGATAATTCTAAAACCGATTTTTTTACTATTTTTTGCTTTAACGAAAAGTTTTTAAAACTAGCTGAATGAATCACGAAAGGTTCGCCTCTGGCAGTCAGATGTAAGCTTCGAAGTTTTGTTAAAAATAATAAACGTGAATTAACCTTAATTTTAGAAGATTTTAAATTACTTGAAACAAAAAAACAATTTGAAAAAAGAAAGGATAAAAATTTTGAAACTTTAAATTTAAGTCAACCAAATTTTGACAAACCTGAAGAAGATGACTTAAGCCAAAATAATACTACAAATATTTTAGATGAATTTGATTTTGATAGCTGGGATTTAAGTCAAGAACAAACAAATTTAGATCAACCTTTAGATCCAAAAAAACATATTGAAGTAACAAAAGAAGAGCAATTAAACTTTTTAGAAGATTTTTTTGCTAAATAA